In Chromobacterium rhizoryzae, one genomic interval encodes:
- the nadA gene encoding quinolinate synthase NadA, producing the protein MTKRVVTLAHYYTQPEIQKMADKVGDSLELSLYAKEANADIIVFAGVRFMAETAKILNPQAEVILPDAGSTCSLVTQTDVAALAKWRKQHPDHVHVSYINSSAEHKALSDWIVTSRNVDDIIAHLYAEGKKVIFSPDRNMGGYLNYQYGYDMPLWSAVCEVHDKFNEAALDEAFAVAGAEKYLIAHPESPLPVLKKADYVGSTSGMLNWVKQFSGSPDAVIFVATEDGILYNMGLARPDLDLRQAPIYAGCQCNSCPYMKMNTIEAVKRAQQGVGLRIDYLSREQMDAARLPIERMLEFSQRYYA; encoded by the coding sequence ATGACGAAACGCGTCGTCACGCTTGCCCATTACTATACCCAGCCTGAAATCCAGAAAATGGCCGACAAGGTTGGCGACAGCCTGGAACTTTCTTTGTACGCCAAGGAAGCCAATGCCGACATCATCGTTTTTGCCGGCGTGCGCTTCATGGCGGAAACCGCGAAAATCCTCAATCCCCAGGCGGAAGTGATTCTGCCCGACGCCGGTTCCACCTGTTCGCTGGTGACACAGACCGACGTCGCCGCGCTGGCCAAATGGCGCAAGCAGCACCCGGACCACGTGCACGTTTCCTATATCAACTCCAGCGCCGAGCACAAAGCGCTGTCCGACTGGATCGTCACCAGCCGCAATGTGGACGACATCATTGCCCACCTGTACGCCGAAGGCAAAAAAGTGATCTTCTCGCCGGACCGCAATATGGGCGGCTACCTCAACTATCAGTACGGCTACGACATGCCGCTGTGGTCGGCGGTGTGCGAGGTGCACGACAAATTCAACGAAGCGGCGCTGGACGAGGCCTTCGCGGTCGCCGGCGCGGAGAAATACCTGATCGCCCATCCGGAAAGCCCGCTGCCGGTGCTGAAGAAGGCCGATTACGTCGGCTCCACCTCCGGCATGCTCAACTGGGTCAAGCAATTCTCCGGCAGCCCGGACGCGGTGATCTTCGTCGCCACCGAAGACGGCATCCTCTACAACATGGGACTGGCCCGTCCGGATCTGGACCTGCGTCAGGCGCCGATCTACGCCGGCTGCCAATGCAACTCCTGTCCGTACATGAAGATGAACACCATAGAAGCGGTCAAGCGCGCCCAGCAGGGCGTGGGCTTGCGCATCGACTACCTCAGCCGGGAACAGATGGACGCAGCGCGGTTGCCGATCGAGCGCATGCTGGAATTCAGCCAGCGTTACTACGCCTGA
- the rpsP gene encoding 30S ribosomal protein S16 yields the protein MVVIRLARGGAKNRPFYNIVVTDSRNRRDGRFIERVGFYNPVANEKQERVRFTMDRLNHWVGVGAQVSDAVAKLLKEQKAAA from the coding sequence ATGGTAGTGATTCGTCTGGCACGTGGCGGCGCCAAGAACCGTCCGTTCTACAACATCGTGGTGACCGATTCCCGTAACCGTCGTGACGGTCGCTTCATCGAGCGCGTTGGCTTCTACAACCCGGTTGCCAACGAGAAGCAAGAGCGCGTTCGTTTCACCATGGACCGCCTGAACCACTGGGTTGGCGTTGGCGCTCAAGTTTCCGACGCCGTTGCCAAGCTGCTGAAAGAGCAGAAGGCCGCTGCCTAA
- a CDS encoding cation diffusion facilitator family transporter — protein MTSRFSLHDDGSAGGEHDDEHDYNHPHRHPHGGVTGAAARAASMRALRWVALLTIGFACVEAVGGWATGSLALLSDAGHMLTDSISLLLALWVAHIGRRPADESHSFGHGRAEVIGAFLNSLFMFGVIVFIAVEAVRRLLEPHAVNGLGVMGIAVAGLLVNVLAVWILSRGAHSLNSKAALLHVMGDLLGSLAAIASGAIVYWTGWTPADPILSMLVACLILSSTWRLLRKSLAVLMEEVPAELDFNRIGRALGGIAGVRSVHDLHVWTMAADRVALSAHLQVAAPQDWPRILAACQRMLSREYGIDHVTLQPEWPLPPPAGKTVPVTIISEDKHQ, from the coding sequence ATGACGTCAAGGTTCAGTCTGCATGATGATGGCTCGGCGGGCGGTGAGCATGACGACGAGCACGATTACAATCATCCGCATCGCCATCCCCACGGCGGGGTGACGGGCGCGGCGGCGCGCGCCGCCAGCATGCGCGCCTTGCGCTGGGTGGCGCTGCTGACGATAGGCTTCGCCTGCGTGGAGGCGGTGGGCGGCTGGGCGACGGGATCGCTGGCCTTGTTGTCGGATGCCGGCCATATGCTGACCGATTCCATTTCGCTGTTGCTGGCCTTGTGGGTGGCGCATATCGGCCGCCGCCCGGCGGACGAGTCGCATTCTTTTGGCCATGGCCGCGCGGAGGTGATAGGCGCGTTTCTGAACAGCTTGTTCATGTTCGGCGTCATCGTCTTCATCGCGGTGGAGGCGGTGCGGCGCTTGCTGGAGCCGCACGCGGTCAACGGTCTGGGGGTGATGGGCATCGCCGTGGCCGGCCTGCTGGTCAATGTGCTGGCCGTGTGGATTCTGAGCCGCGGCGCGCACAGCCTTAACAGCAAGGCGGCGCTGCTGCACGTGATGGGGGATTTGCTGGGCTCGCTGGCGGCGATCGCTTCCGGGGCCATCGTGTACTGGACCGGCTGGACGCCGGCGGATCCGATCTTGTCCATGCTGGTGGCCTGTCTGATTCTGTCGTCTACCTGGCGGCTGCTGCGCAAGTCGCTGGCGGTGTTGATGGAGGAGGTGCCGGCGGAGCTGGATTTTAACCGCATCGGCCGCGCCCTGGGCGGCATCGCCGGGGTGAGATCGGTGCACGATCTGCACGTTTGGACCATGGCCGCGGACCGCGTGGCCTTGTCCGCGCATTTGCAGGTGGCCGCGCCGCAGGATTGGCCGCGCATTCTGGCGGCCTGCCAGCGCATGCTGTCGCGCGAGTACGGCATCGACCATGTGACTTTGCAGCCGGAGTGGCCGTTGCCGCCGCCGGCGGGGAAAACCGTGCCGGTTACCATTATTTCCGAGGATAAGCATCAATGA
- a CDS encoding peptidoglycan DD-metalloendopeptidase family protein: MADRENRARPAEKPAGPGEIRTLACRTQLKLQKHNSFFVRQFIKSLKQTIKNKSMLKMHCSYAYIFTASIGIALSGCSSIAQQPAPVESATPAVARSAPPSAPVATGGNSAAVTTPYQDNGGVSAAPIGSASAAGATTKEKTHVVQPGENLFRISLNNGLKYKDVAAWNNLPDNNIKVGQVLRLTPPGGDAPPAANAGQPTAGAAPVQPSAPVESATVQAGGVKAYPKALKLPYSAEAAKTLSAQSEGGPGNNKNAQAPISAAGSPATASAPAKTEAPAATPSSKPEASKPVAKTDEDAVPWLWPTEGKMIRGYSDSSKGIDISGRSGQPVLAAGDGKVVYSGTGLRGYGKLIIIKHNKSFLSAYAHNSQLLVKEGQSVKRGQKIAEMGNSDADQVKLHFEIRRLGKPVDPMQYLDHKS, encoded by the coding sequence GTGGCTGATAGAGAAAACCGCGCAAGGCCTGCAGAAAAGCCGGCTGGACCCGGTGAAATTCGTACCCTTGCTTGCCGGACGCAGTTAAAACTGCAAAAACACAACAGTTTCTTTGTCCGACAATTTATCAAATCACTTAAACAGACTATAAAAAACAAAAGTATGCTAAAAATGCATTGCAGCTATGCATATATATTCACGGCTTCGATCGGCATCGCCCTGAGCGGATGCAGCAGCATCGCCCAGCAACCGGCCCCCGTGGAAAGCGCAACGCCGGCCGTCGCGCGCAGCGCGCCGCCTTCGGCGCCCGTCGCGACAGGCGGCAACAGTGCGGCGGTGACGACGCCGTACCAGGATAACGGAGGAGTGTCCGCCGCGCCGATAGGCTCCGCCTCGGCGGCGGGCGCAACAACAAAAGAAAAGACCCATGTGGTTCAGCCGGGGGAAAACCTGTTCCGCATCTCTCTGAACAACGGCCTGAAATACAAGGACGTCGCGGCCTGGAACAACCTGCCGGACAACAACATCAAAGTAGGACAAGTACTGCGCTTGACCCCGCCCGGCGGCGATGCCCCTCCGGCGGCCAACGCCGGCCAGCCGACGGCCGGCGCCGCGCCGGTTCAGCCCAGCGCGCCGGTGGAAAGCGCAACTGTCCAAGCAGGCGGTGTCAAGGCCTACCCCAAAGCCCTGAAACTGCCATACAGCGCAGAAGCAGCAAAAACCCTGTCCGCCCAGAGCGAGGGAGGACCGGGCAACAACAAGAACGCTCAAGCCCCGATCAGCGCCGCCGGCTCGCCGGCGACGGCAAGCGCTCCGGCCAAGACCGAAGCGCCGGCGGCAACGCCGTCCAGCAAGCCCGAGGCCAGCAAGCCCGTGGCGAAAACGGACGAAGACGCGGTGCCGTGGCTGTGGCCGACCGAAGGCAAGATGATCCGGGGATATTCCGATAGCAGCAAGGGCATAGACATCAGCGGCCGCAGCGGCCAGCCGGTGTTGGCGGCGGGAGACGGCAAAGTGGTGTACAGCGGCACCGGCCTGCGTGGCTACGGCAAGCTGATCATCATCAAGCACAATAAATCCTTCCTGTCGGCCTACGCCCACAATAGCCAGTTGCTCGTAAAGGAGGGCCAGTCTGTCAAGCGAGGGCAGAAGATTGCCGAAATGGGCAATTCCGACGCCGACCAAGTGAAACTGCACTTTGAAATCCGCCGCCTCGGCAAGCCGGTGGATCCGATGCAGTACCTTGACCATAAGTCCTGA
- a CDS encoding protein-L-isoaspartate(D-aspartate) O-methyltransferase, with product MATPQLTPGQPAYGMLSDRTRRRMVERLRQNGVADERVLTAMSDVPRHLFVDQALATRAYDDVSLPIGHGQTISQPFTVARMTEILLNGKKPGKVLEIGTGCGYQTAVLLKTGAEVYSIERLGVILDKARRNLRAAKLVHARLVHGDGHFGLAEAAPFDGIIMTAAARNIPQALVEQLNDGGRMIMPIGEEEQYLWLIEKTAQGLQKSRLDPVKFVPLLAGRS from the coding sequence ATGGCTACACCACAGCTGACGCCGGGCCAGCCGGCCTACGGCATGCTTTCCGACCGCACCCGACGCCGCATGGTCGAGCGCCTGCGCCAGAACGGCGTGGCCGACGAACGCGTGCTGACCGCGATGTCGGACGTGCCGCGTCACCTGTTTGTAGACCAGGCGCTGGCCACCCGCGCCTACGACGACGTGTCGCTGCCCATAGGTCACGGCCAGACCATCTCCCAGCCTTTCACCGTGGCGCGGATGACGGAAATCCTGTTGAATGGCAAGAAACCGGGCAAAGTATTGGAGATAGGCACCGGCTGCGGCTATCAGACCGCGGTGCTGCTGAAGACCGGCGCCGAGGTCTACTCCATTGAACGCTTGGGCGTCATTCTTGACAAAGCCAGACGCAATTTGCGCGCCGCCAAGCTGGTACACGCCCGCCTGGTCCACGGCGACGGCCATTTCGGCCTGGCCGAGGCCGCGCCCTTCGACGGCATCATCATGACCGCCGCCGCGCGCAACATCCCCCAGGCCCTGGTCGAACAACTCAACGACGGCGGCCGCATGATCATGCCGATAGGCGAAGAGGAACAGTACTTGTGGCTGATAGAGAAAACCGCGCAAGGCCTGCAGAAAAGCCGGCTGGACCCGGTGAAATTCGTACCCTTGCTTGCCGGACGCAGTTAA
- the surE gene encoding 5'/3'-nucleotidase SurE, with the protein MKFLISNDDGYFAPGLAMLAQTLSRHGEVVVVAPERDRSGASNSLTLDRPLTVRKAANGFHYVNGTPTDCVHLAVTGMLDFKPDMVFSGINHGPNMGDDTLYSGTVAAATEGFMLGIPSIAVSLAGYSGQHFASAGLVVDQLVERCKRNPFREPVLLNVNVPDIAPEALGQLTVTRLGRRHCAQPVIKSQNPRGETIYWVGPVGNVQDAGAGTDFGALANNDISVTPLMLDLTAYGQLDGIKTWLHHS; encoded by the coding sequence ATGAAGTTTCTCATCAGCAACGACGACGGTTATTTCGCTCCGGGACTGGCCATGCTGGCGCAAACCCTGTCCCGCCACGGCGAAGTCGTCGTTGTCGCGCCGGAGCGGGACCGCAGCGGCGCCAGCAACTCCCTGACCCTGGATCGCCCCTTGACCGTGCGCAAGGCCGCCAACGGCTTTCACTACGTCAACGGCACCCCCACCGACTGCGTGCACCTCGCGGTGACCGGCATGCTGGACTTCAAGCCGGACATGGTGTTCAGCGGCATCAACCACGGCCCCAATATGGGCGACGACACCCTGTACTCCGGCACCGTGGCCGCCGCCACCGAAGGCTTCATGCTGGGCATTCCCTCCATCGCGGTGTCGCTGGCCGGCTATAGCGGCCAGCACTTCGCCAGCGCCGGCCTGGTCGTCGATCAACTGGTGGAACGCTGCAAGCGCAACCCCTTCCGCGAGCCGGTGCTGCTCAACGTCAACGTGCCCGACATCGCTCCGGAAGCGCTGGGCCAATTGACCGTCACCCGCCTGGGCCGCCGCCACTGCGCGCAGCCGGTGATCAAGTCTCAGAATCCTCGCGGCGAGACGATATACTGGGTAGGACCGGTCGGCAATGTGCAGGACGCCGGCGCGGGCACGGACTTCGGCGCGCTGGCCAACAACGATATTTCAGTGACGCCGCTAATGCTGGATTTAACCGCCTATGGCCAACTAGACGGAATCAAAACATGGCTACACCACAGCTGA
- a CDS encoding bifunctional acetate--CoA ligase family protein/GNAT family N-acetyltransferase codes for MRPHYLTPLFSPRSVAVIGASDTPGSIGQAVFANLLAGNFQGKLFPVNLNHKVVAGVPAVASVRQISEPVDLAVVVTATRTLPAIMKDCGKKGIKAVLLAKEFADSEQLEREIINETLSISRHFGIRILGPNVLGLMRPVAGFNASNYTSKVRPGNLALVSQSSALCTAMLDWADSKGIGFSSVISVGNALDVGFGEILDYLVADNFTQGILLHVHHIHDARRFMSALRAAARTKPVVVIKSGRYEDAVTGVTHSSNLVESGDVFDAALARAGVLRVDTIAQLFTAAKVLAANYRVGGKRLAIVTNGIGPGVLAADSAYSNRVELAKLSDSTVELLNGVLPRNWSHGNPLDIIGDASPSRFRTAVKACLDDPNVDGVMVVFTPQAGTDHLTTAQLMIGLQRESAKPLFLSWLGDAKVSESRELFSKAKCAHFRAPEYGIEVFRNLAAYQRNQQLLLQTPGPLEGKRADPDVAKARKVIASALKDGRDILSERESKEVLAAFQIPVNPTRLARTANEAVKQADKIGYPVVLKIDSPDIIYKSDVGGVELNISNEATLREAFDAIIGRTRQARPEARIDGVSVQPMRKRRFAREVMVGVTHDEAFGPVITFGAGGIAVEVMHDRALSLPPLNGYLVASMIRHTRIGQLLGAFKNLPAVDQDELEDVLLHVSEMVCELPELREMDINPLVADEQGVIALDARIIVRPRRPDLKRYAHMAIMPYPSHMVVCAKLKDGTNVMVRPVRPEDADMQQEFVRNLSEESRYNRYLSSIKQLSQSMLVRFTQLDYDREMALAMTREQKDGEEMLAVARFITDPDNEGCEFALEVADRWQGKGIGYLLMSALFDAAREQGLKVMRGEVLAGNKGMLKLMHKLGFSVEPHPEDRALTMVSKSL; via the coding sequence ATGAGGCCGCATTACCTGACACCGTTGTTTTCGCCGCGCAGCGTCGCCGTGATCGGCGCCAGCGACACGCCGGGCTCGATCGGGCAGGCGGTGTTCGCCAATCTGCTGGCGGGCAACTTCCAGGGCAAGCTGTTTCCGGTCAACCTCAACCACAAGGTGGTGGCCGGGGTGCCCGCGGTGGCTTCGGTGCGTCAGATCAGTGAGCCCGTGGATCTGGCGGTGGTGGTGACCGCCACCCGCACCCTGCCTGCGATCATGAAGGACTGCGGCAAGAAGGGCATCAAGGCGGTGTTGCTGGCCAAGGAGTTTGCCGACAGCGAGCAGCTGGAGCGGGAGATCATCAACGAGACGCTGTCCATCAGCCGCCATTTCGGCATCCGCATCCTGGGGCCGAACGTGCTGGGCCTGATGCGGCCGGTGGCCGGCTTCAACGCCAGCAACTACACCAGCAAGGTGAGGCCGGGTAATCTGGCGCTGGTGTCGCAGTCGTCGGCGCTGTGCACGGCGATGCTGGATTGGGCGGACAGCAAGGGCATCGGTTTTTCCAGCGTGATTTCTGTGGGCAACGCGTTGGACGTCGGCTTCGGCGAAATTCTGGATTACCTGGTGGCGGACAACTTCACCCAGGGCATTCTGTTGCATGTCCACCACATTCACGACGCGCGCCGCTTCATGTCGGCGCTGCGCGCCGCGGCGCGCACCAAGCCGGTGGTGGTGATCAAGTCCGGCCGCTATGAGGACGCGGTGACCGGGGTCACGCATTCCAGCAATCTGGTGGAGAGCGGCGATGTGTTCGACGCCGCGCTGGCGCGCGCCGGCGTGCTGCGGGTCGACACCATCGCCCAGCTGTTCACGGCGGCCAAGGTGCTGGCGGCCAACTACCGGGTGGGCGGCAAGCGGCTGGCCATCGTCACCAACGGCATCGGCCCCGGCGTGCTGGCCGCCGACAGCGCCTATTCCAACCGGGTGGAGCTGGCCAAGCTGTCTGATTCCACCGTGGAACTGCTCAATGGGGTCTTGCCGCGCAATTGGTCGCATGGCAACCCGCTGGACATCATAGGCGACGCCAGTCCCTCGCGTTTTCGCACCGCGGTGAAGGCCTGTCTGGACGACCCCAATGTGGATGGCGTGATGGTGGTGTTCACCCCGCAGGCCGGCACCGACCACCTGACCACGGCGCAGTTGATGATCGGCTTGCAGCGCGAATCCGCCAAGCCGTTGTTCCTGTCCTGGCTGGGCGACGCCAAGGTGTCGGAAAGCCGCGAACTGTTTTCCAAAGCCAAGTGCGCTCACTTCCGCGCGCCGGAGTACGGCATCGAAGTGTTCCGCAATCTGGCGGCTTATCAGCGCAACCAGCAGTTGCTGTTGCAGACGCCGGGGCCGCTGGAGGGCAAGCGCGCCGACCCGGACGTGGCCAAGGCGCGCAAGGTGATCGCCTCGGCGTTGAAGGACGGCCGCGACATTCTGTCCGAGCGCGAATCCAAGGAAGTGCTGGCCGCCTTCCAGATTCCGGTCAATCCCACCCGGCTGGCGCGCACCGCCAACGAGGCGGTCAAGCAGGCCGATAAGATCGGCTATCCGGTGGTGCTGAAGATCGATTCGCCGGACATTATTTATAAGTCGGACGTTGGCGGCGTGGAGCTGAACATCAGCAATGAGGCGACGCTGCGCGAAGCGTTCGACGCCATCATCGGCCGCACGCGCCAGGCGCGGCCGGAGGCGCGCATCGACGGGGTGTCGGTGCAGCCCATGCGCAAGCGCCGCTTCGCCCGCGAAGTGATGGTGGGCGTTACCCACGACGAAGCCTTCGGGCCGGTGATCACTTTCGGCGCCGGGGGCATCGCGGTGGAGGTGATGCACGACCGCGCGCTATCCCTGCCGCCGCTCAACGGCTATCTGGTGGCCAGCATGATCCGGCATACCCGCATCGGCCAATTGCTGGGCGCGTTCAAGAACCTGCCGGCGGTGGATCAGGACGAGCTGGAGGATGTGCTGCTGCATGTGTCGGAAATGGTGTGCGAGCTGCCCGAGCTGCGCGAGATGGACATCAATCCGTTGGTGGCCGACGAGCAGGGCGTGATCGCGCTGGACGCCCGCATCATCGTCCGGCCGCGGCGGCCGGATTTGAAGCGCTACGCCCATATGGCCATCATGCCTTATCCCAGCCATATGGTGGTGTGCGCCAAATTGAAGGACGGCACCAATGTGATGGTGCGGCCGGTGCGTCCGGAAGATGCGGATATGCAACAGGAGTTCGTACGCAATCTGTCCGAGGAGAGCCGCTACAACCGCTACCTGTCCAGCATCAAGCAATTGTCGCAAAGCATGTTGGTGCGTTTCACCCAGCTGGATTACGACCGCGAGATGGCGCTGGCGATGACGCGCGAACAAAAAGACGGCGAGGAAATGCTGGCGGTGGCGCGTTTCATCACCGATCCGGACAACGAGGGCTGCGAGTTTGCGCTGGAGGTGGCCGACCGCTGGCAAGGCAAGGGCATAGGCTATCTTCTGATGAGCGCCTTGTTCGACGCGGCGCGGGAGCAGGGCCTGAAAGTGATGCGCGGCGAGGTGTTGGCCGGCAATAAGGGCATGTTGAAACTGATGCACAAGCTGGGCTTTTCCGTGGAGCCGCACCCGGAAGACCGGGCCCTGACCATGGTGTCCAAGAGCTTGTAA